In a genomic window of Penaeus vannamei isolate JL-2024 chromosome 10, ASM4276789v1, whole genome shotgun sequence:
- the LOC113828524 gene encoding cuticle protein 7-like — translation MNAKVVLVACLASVAAARPDTPRDGYSYEAPAPKYSAPHASYEKGMPFDFAYGVVDHYSGNDYSHNSNSDGNVVKGEYRVLLPDGRTQIVSYTADHVNGYVAEVTYEGEAHYPETKPYQPAPAYSAPAPAYSPPAPAYSAPAPAYEAPEQTYGTPSPVYGTPH, via the exons ATGAACGCAAAG GTCGTCCTCGTCGCCTGCCTGGCCTCCGTCGCCGCTGCCCGCCCTGACACTCCCCGCGACGGCTACAGCTACGAGGCCCCTGCGCCCAAGTACTCCGCTCCTCATGCATCATACGAG AAAGGAATGCCCTTTGACTTTGCGTACGGAGTAGTGGACCACTACAGCGGCAACGACTACTCCCACAACTCCAACTCTGACGGCAACGTTGTCAAGGGCGAATACCGCGTCCTTCTTCCCGACGGCCGCACGCAGATCGTCTCGTACACGGCCGATCACGTCAAcggctacgtggccgaggtcaCCTACGAGGGCGAGGCGCACTACCCCGAGACCAAGCCTTACCAGCCAGCCCCTGCCTACTCCGCCCCTGCCCCCGCTtactctccccctgcccccgctTATTCCGCCCCTGCCCCTGCATACGAGGCCCCAGAACAGACCTATGGTACCCCTTCCCCGGTCTACGGAACACCTCATTAA
- the LOC113804313 gene encoding pro-resilin, whose protein sequence is MATQEMLFVTWMISATLLQVTSGQSGFSRAREIPAPVPQAERNQPLIPAYIQNADYSDQGQYLAGAYQSQGKYAPGYDPAQYVRPIPTQGRPSRPKQSEYKIPAKPATPVYRPESSEQKRNPSHRPAEASSSPPSGYTNVANIVFAGLPEGAFDGADHEYATYHGHPEAQGFGYAVDDNDNGNKFTHNGYSEGDTTKGEYRVLLPDGRTQIVTYSSDPERGYMARVTYEGTARPYTPPQAEKYDSFRNEP, encoded by the exons ATGGCAACACAAGAG ATGCTGTTCGTGACGTGGATGATCTCAGCAACGCTTCTCCAGGTGACTTCCGGGCAGTCCGGTTTCAGCCGAGCCCGGGAAATCCCTGCTCCCGTACCGCAGGCTGAGCGCAACCAGCCCCTCATCCCGGCCTATATCCAAAACGCCGATTACAGCGACCAGGGTCAGTATCTCGCCGGTGCGTACCAAAGCCAGGGGAAGTATGCCCCCGGTTATGACCCTGCCCAGTACGTCCGACCCATCCCAACCCAAGGCAGACCCAGCCGCCCTAAACAAAGCGAATATAAAATCCCCGCCAAGCCAGCCACTCCGGTGTACAGGCCGGAATCTAGCGAACAGAAACGCAACCCGTCTCACCGCCCCGCCGAGGCCTCCAGCTCCCCTCCGTCGGGCTACACAAACGTGGCCAACATCGTCTTCGCTGGCCTGCCCGAGGGGGCCTTCGACGGCGCCGACCACGAGTACGCGACGTATCACGGCCACCCCGAG GCACAAGGGTTTGGCTACGCAgtcgacgacaacgacaacggcAACAAATTCACCCACAACGGCTATTCCGAAGGTGACACGACCAAAGGCGAGTACCGCGTCCTGCTACCCGACGGCCGCACGCAAATCGTCACCTACTCGTCAGACCCTGAGAGAGGCTACATGGCTCGAGTCACCTACGAAGGGACGGCGCGACCCTACACGCCCCCGCAGGCCGAGAAGTATGACTCCTTCCGCAACGAGCCTTGA
- the LOC138862816 gene encoding cuticle protein 7-like, whose translation MNAKVVLVACLASVAAARPDTPRDGYSYEAPAPKYSAPHASYEKGMPFDFAYGVVDHYSGNDYSHNSNSDGNVVKGEYRVLLPDGRTQIVSYTADHVNGYVAEVTYEGEAHYPETKPYQPAPAYSAPAPAYSPPAPAYSAPAPAYEAPEQTYGTPSPVYGTPH comes from the exons ATGAACGCAAAG GTCGTCCTCGTCGCCTGCCTGGCCTCCGTCGCCGCTGCCCGCCCTGACACTCCCCGCGACGGCTACAGCTACGAGGCCCCTGCGCCCAAGTACTCCGCTCCTCATGCATCATACGAG AAAGGAATGCCCTTTGACTTTGCGTACGGAGTAGTGGACCACTACAGCGGCAACGACTACTCCCACAACTCCAACTCTGACGGCAACGTTGTCAAGGGCGAATACCGCGTCCTTCTTCCCGACGGCCGCACGCAGATCGTCTCGTACACGGCCGATCACGTCAAcggctacgtggccgaggtcaCCTACGAGGGCGAGGCGCACTACCCCGAGACCAAGCCTTACCAGCCAGCCCCTGCCTACTCCGCCCCTGCCCCCGCTTACTCTCCCCCAGCCCCCGCTTACTCCGCCCCTGCCCCTGCATACGAGGCCCCAGAACAGACCTATGGTACCCCTTCCCCGGTCTACGGAACACCTCATTAA